Proteins found in one Neofelis nebulosa isolate mNeoNeb1 chromosome 3, mNeoNeb1.pri, whole genome shotgun sequence genomic segment:
- the IDUA gene encoding alpha-L-iduronidase isoform X2 — protein MRPPRSRAALLALLVALLAAPPALAEAPHLVLVDAARALRPLRPFWRSTGFCPPLPHSRADQYDLSWDQQLNMAYVGAVPHGGIEQVRTHWLLELITARGSVEQGLSYNFTHLDGFLDLLRENQLLPGFELMGSPSQRFTDFEDKQQVFEWKELVSLLARRYVDRYGLSHVSKWNFETWNEPDHHDFDNVSMTLQGFLNYYDACSEGLRAVSPALRLGGPGDSFHPWPRSPLCWGLLGHCHNGTNFFTGELGVRLDYISLHKKGAGSSTYILEQEQAAVQQIQRLFPKFADTPIYNDEADPLVGWSVPQPWRADVTYAALVVKRTLTARFQVNNTRPPHVQLLRKPVLTAVALLALLDGEQLWAEVWQGGTLLDSNHTVGVLASAHRPAGPADAWRATVLVYASDDTRTHPNRSVALTLRLHGVPPGPGLVYVTLYLDNRFCSPHGEWQRLGRPVFPSPEEFRHMRAAEDPVAAAPRPFPASGRLTLRPELPLPSLLLVHVCARPEKPPGQVTQLRALPLTSGQVLLVWSDEHVVSKCLWTYEVQFSAGGEGYAPVSRKPSTFNLFVFSPDTAVTSGSYRVRAVDYWARPGPFSNPVQYVEVPAP, from the exons GCTTTTG TCCCCCGCTGCCTCACAGCCGGGCTGACCAGTATGACCTCAGCTGGGACCAGCAGCTCAACATGGCCTACGTGGGCGCTGTCCCCCACGGCGGCATCGAGCAGGTCCGGACCCACTGGCTGCTGGAGCTCATCACAGCCAG GGGGTCAGTGGAGCAAGGCCTGAGCTACAACTTCACCCATCTGGATGGGTTCCTGGATCTTCTCCGAGAGAACCAGCTCCTCCCAG GCTTTGAGCTGATGGGCAGCCCCTCCCAACGCTTCACCGACTTTGAGGACAAGCAGCAGGTGTTTGAGTGGAAGGAGCTGGTCTCCCTCCTGGCCAGGAGATACGTTG ACAGGTACGGACTCTCCCACGTTTCCAAGTGGAACTTCGAGACGTGGAACGAGCCAGACCACCACGACTTTGACAACGTGTCCATGACCTTGCAAG GCTTCCTGAACTACTACGACGCCTGCTCCGAAGGCCTGCGAGCCGTCAGCCCCGCTCTACGCCTGGGCGGCCCTGGGGACTCCTTCCACCCCTGGCCGCGCTCCCCGCTGTGCTGGGGCCTCCTGGGCCACTGTCACAACGGCACCAACTTCTTCACGGGAGAGTTGGGCGTGCGGCTGGACTACATCTCCCTCCACAAGAAG GGCGCGGGCAGTTCCACCTACATCCTGGAGCAGGAGCAGGCGGCCGTGCAACAGATCCAGCGGCTCTTCCCCAAGTTCGCCGACACCCCCATTTACAACGACGAAGCTGACCCGCTAGTGGGCTGGTCCGTGCCGCAGCCTTGGAGGGCCGACGTGACCTACGCGGCCCTGGTGGTGAAG CGCACGCTCACGGCGCGCTTCCAGGTCAACAACACCCGCCCGCCGCACGTGCAGCTGCTGCGCAAGCCGGTGCTCACCGCCGTGGCGCTGCTGGCCCTGCTGG ACGGCGAGCAGCTCTGGGCCGAGGTGTGGCAGGGCGGGACGCTGCTGGACAGCAACCACACGGTGGGCGTCCTGGCCAGCGCGCACCGCCCGGCCGGCCCCGCTGACGCCTGGCGCGCCACGGTGCTGGTCTACGCGAGCGACGACACGCGCACCCACCCCAACCGCAGCGTCGCCTTGACCCTGCGCCTGCACGGGGTGCCCCCGGGGCCTG GCCTCGTCTACGTCACACTCTACCTGGACAACCGGTTCTGCAGCCCTCACGGCGAGTGGCAGCGCCTCGGCCGGCCGGTCTTCCCCTCGCCAGAGGAGTTCCGGCACATGCGCGCAGCCGAG GACCCGGTGGCCGCGGCGCCTCGCCCCTTCCCTGCCAGCGGCCGCCTGACGCTTCGCCCGGAGCTCCCACTGCCCTCACTCCTGCTGGTGCACGTGTGCGCACGCCCAGAGAAGCCGCCAGGCCAG GTGACCCAGCTCCGGGCTCTGCCCCTGACCAGTGGGCAGGTGCTCTTGGTCTGGTCAGATGAGCATGTGGTCTCCAA GTGCCTGTGGACGTATGAGGTCCAGTTCTCTGCAGGTGGTGAGGGGTACGCTCCCGTCAGCAGGAAGCCGTCGACCTTTAACCTCTTTGTGTTCAGCCCAG ACACAGCTGTCACATCTGGCTCCTACCGGGTTCGAGCGGTGGACTACTGGGCCCGACCAGGCCCCTTCTCGAACCCTGTGCAGTATGTGGAGGTCCCTGCCCCGTGA
- the SLC26A1 gene encoding sulfate anion transporter 1 isoform X2 — protein MDVSPDCTQQGGGLVLVRRRPPVPPGLREMLKARLWRGCACSTRGAWALAQDLLPATRWLRHYRPREALAGDVMSGLVIGIILVPQAIAYSLLAGLQPIYSLYTSFFANLIYFLMGTSRHVSMGIFSLLCLMVGQVVERELLLAGFDPARDGPGSGDNGTTLNASATLVLRPRDCGQDCYAIRVATALTLVAGIYQVLMGVLRLGFVSAYLSQPLLDGFAMGASVTILTSQLKHLLGVRVPRHQGPGMVVSTWLSLLRGAGQANLCDVLTSAACLAVLLAAKELSDRCRHRLKVPLPTELLVIVAATLASHFGRLHERFGSSVAGDIPTGFVAPRLPDPGLMRRVVLDAVPLALVSSAFSVSLAEMFARSHGYSVRANQELLAVGCCNVLPAFFHCFATSAALSKSLVKTATGCRTQLSSVVSAAVVLLVLLVLAPLFRDLQRSVLACVIIVSLRGALRKARDVPQLWRLSPADALVWVATAATCVLVSVEAGLLAGVLLSLLSLAGRTQRPRATLLAQIGDSGFYEDAAEFEGLVPEPGVHVFRFAGPLYYANKDFFLRSLYRLTGLDAGTAATARKERGPEARVGEGDPVEGTDPGPASSTAARLVPPAAGFHAVVIDCAPLLFLDAAGVAALQDLRRDYRALGIALLLACCSPPVRDTLRRGGFLGDDTGDAAEEGQLFHSVHNAVQVARARHWEQTATDSTL, from the exons ATGGACGTGTCCCCCGACTGCACGCAGCAGGGCGGGGGGCTGGTGCTGGTCCGCCGGCGGCCCCCAGTGCCCCCGGGCCTGCGCGAGATGCTTAAAGCCAGGCTGTGGCGGGGCTGCGCCTGCAGCACGCGCGGGGCCTGGGCGCTGGCGCAGGACCTGCTCCCCGCCACACGCTGGCTGCGCCACTACCGCCCGCGGGAGGCCCTGGCGGGCGACGTCATGTCCGGGCTGGTCATCGGCATCATCCTGGTGCCGCAGGCCATCGCCTACTCGCTCCTGGCAGGGCTGCAGCCCATCTACAGTCTGTACACGTCCTTCTTCGCGAACCTCATCTACTTTCTCATGGGCACCTCGCGCCACGTGTCCATGGGAATCTTCAGCCTGCTCTGCCTCATGGTGGGCCAGGTGGTGGAACGCGAGCTCCTGCTGGCTGGCTTTGACCCTGCCCGGGACGGCCCGGGGTCCGGGGACAACGGCACCACCCTCAACGCCTCGGCCACGCTGGTGCTCAGGCCACGGGACTGCGGGCAGGACTGCTACGCCATCCGGGTCGCCACTGCCCTCACGCTGGTGGCTGGGATTTACCAG GTCCTCATGGGCGTCCTCCGGCTGGGCTTCGTGTCCGCCTACCTCTCACAGCCCCTGCTCGACGGCTTTGCCATGGGGGCCTCGGTGACCATCCTGACCTCCCAGCTGAAGCACCTGCTGGGCGTGAGGGTCCCACGGCACCAAGGGCCGGGCATGGTGGTCAGCACGTGGCTGAGCCTGCTGCGCGGCGCCGGCCAGGCCAACCTGTGCGACGTGCTCACCAGCGCCGCGTGCCTGGCCGTGCTGCTGGCCGCTAAGGAGCTGTCGGACCGCTGCCGCCACCGCCTGAAGGTGCCGCTGCCCACGGAGCTGCTGGTCATCGTGGCGGCCACGCTGGCGTCCCACTTTGGGCGGCTTCACGAGCGCTTTGGCTCCAGCGTGGCCGGCGACATCCCCACCGGGTTCGTGGCCCCCCGGCTGCCCGACCCTGGGCTGATGCGGCGCGTGGTGCTGGACGCCGTGCCCCTGGCGCTGGTGAGCTCCGCCTTCTCCGTGTCCCTGGCGGAGATGTTCGCCCGGAGCCACGGCTACTCCGTGCGAGCCAACCAGGAGCTGCTGGCCGTGGGCTGCTGTAACGTGCTGCCTGCCTTCTTCCACTGCTTCGCCACCAGCGCCGCCCTGTCCAAGAGCCTGGTGAAGACGGCCACCGGCTGCCGCACGCAGCTGTCCAGCGTGGTCAGTGCCGCCGTGGtgctgctggtgctgctggtgCTGGCGCCGCTGTTCCGGGACCTGCAGCGGAGCGTGCTGGCCTGCGTCATCATCGTCAGCCTGCGCGGGGCCCTGCGCAAAGCGAGGGACGTCCCGCAGCTGTGGCGGCTCAGCCCGGCCGATGCGCTGGTCTGGGTGGCCACCGCGGCCACCTGCGTGCTGGTCAGCGTCGAGGCGGGGCTGCTGGCGGGCGTCCTCCTGTCCCTGCTCAGCCTGGCTGGCCGCACGCAACGCCCACGGGCCACCCTGCTCGCTCAGATTGGGGACTCGGGCTTCTACGAGGACGCCGCGGAGTTTGAGGGCCTGGTCCCTGAGCCGGGCGTGCACGTGTTCCGCTTCGCGGGGCCGCTCTACTACGCCAACAAGGACTTCTTCCTGCGGTCACTCTACAGACTCACGGGGCTGGATGCGGGGACAGCGGCCACCGCGAGGAAGGAGCGGGGCCCGGAGGCCAGGGTCGGCGAGGGAGACCCCGTCGAGGGCACGGACCCGGGCCCAGCCAGCAGCACGGCCGCACGGCTGGTGCCCCCGGCGGCCGGCTTCCACGCGGTGGTCATCGACTGCGCTCCGCTGCTGTTCCTGGACGCGGCCGGCGTGGCCGCGCTGCAGGACCTGCGCCGAGATTACAGGGCCCTGGGCATCGCGCTGCTCCTGGCCTGCTGCAGTCCCCCGGTGAGGGACACCCTGAGGAGAGGCGGGTTCCTCGGGGACGACACGGGGGACGCGGCCGAGGAGGGGCAGCTGTTCCACAGCGTGCACAACGCCGTGCAGGTGGCCCGCGCCCGCCACTGGGAGCAGACGGCCACCGACTCCACCCTCTAG
- the SLC26A1 gene encoding sulfate anion transporter 1 isoform X1 translates to MPTSVSGLPRMDVSPDCTQQGGGLVLVRRRPPVPPGLREMLKARLWRGCACSTRGAWALAQDLLPATRWLRHYRPREALAGDVMSGLVIGIILVPQAIAYSLLAGLQPIYSLYTSFFANLIYFLMGTSRHVSMGIFSLLCLMVGQVVERELLLAGFDPARDGPGSGDNGTTLNASATLVLRPRDCGQDCYAIRVATALTLVAGIYQVLMGVLRLGFVSAYLSQPLLDGFAMGASVTILTSQLKHLLGVRVPRHQGPGMVVSTWLSLLRGAGQANLCDVLTSAACLAVLLAAKELSDRCRHRLKVPLPTELLVIVAATLASHFGRLHERFGSSVAGDIPTGFVAPRLPDPGLMRRVVLDAVPLALVSSAFSVSLAEMFARSHGYSVRANQELLAVGCCNVLPAFFHCFATSAALSKSLVKTATGCRTQLSSVVSAAVVLLVLLVLAPLFRDLQRSVLACVIIVSLRGALRKARDVPQLWRLSPADALVWVATAATCVLVSVEAGLLAGVLLSLLSLAGRTQRPRATLLAQIGDSGFYEDAAEFEGLVPEPGVHVFRFAGPLYYANKDFFLRSLYRLTGLDAGTAATARKERGPEARVGEGDPVEGTDPGPASSTAARLVPPAAGFHAVVIDCAPLLFLDAAGVAALQDLRRDYRALGIALLLACCSPPVRDTLRRGGFLGDDTGDAAEEGQLFHSVHNAVQVARARHWEQTATDSTL, encoded by the exons ATGCCCACCTCTGTTTCAGGTCTTCCCAGGATGGACGTGTCCCCCGACTGCACGCAGCAGGGCGGGGGGCTGGTGCTGGTCCGCCGGCGGCCCCCAGTGCCCCCGGGCCTGCGCGAGATGCTTAAAGCCAGGCTGTGGCGGGGCTGCGCCTGCAGCACGCGCGGGGCCTGGGCGCTGGCGCAGGACCTGCTCCCCGCCACACGCTGGCTGCGCCACTACCGCCCGCGGGAGGCCCTGGCGGGCGACGTCATGTCCGGGCTGGTCATCGGCATCATCCTGGTGCCGCAGGCCATCGCCTACTCGCTCCTGGCAGGGCTGCAGCCCATCTACAGTCTGTACACGTCCTTCTTCGCGAACCTCATCTACTTTCTCATGGGCACCTCGCGCCACGTGTCCATGGGAATCTTCAGCCTGCTCTGCCTCATGGTGGGCCAGGTGGTGGAACGCGAGCTCCTGCTGGCTGGCTTTGACCCTGCCCGGGACGGCCCGGGGTCCGGGGACAACGGCACCACCCTCAACGCCTCGGCCACGCTGGTGCTCAGGCCACGGGACTGCGGGCAGGACTGCTACGCCATCCGGGTCGCCACTGCCCTCACGCTGGTGGCTGGGATTTACCAG GTCCTCATGGGCGTCCTCCGGCTGGGCTTCGTGTCCGCCTACCTCTCACAGCCCCTGCTCGACGGCTTTGCCATGGGGGCCTCGGTGACCATCCTGACCTCCCAGCTGAAGCACCTGCTGGGCGTGAGGGTCCCACGGCACCAAGGGCCGGGCATGGTGGTCAGCACGTGGCTGAGCCTGCTGCGCGGCGCCGGCCAGGCCAACCTGTGCGACGTGCTCACCAGCGCCGCGTGCCTGGCCGTGCTGCTGGCCGCTAAGGAGCTGTCGGACCGCTGCCGCCACCGCCTGAAGGTGCCGCTGCCCACGGAGCTGCTGGTCATCGTGGCGGCCACGCTGGCGTCCCACTTTGGGCGGCTTCACGAGCGCTTTGGCTCCAGCGTGGCCGGCGACATCCCCACCGGGTTCGTGGCCCCCCGGCTGCCCGACCCTGGGCTGATGCGGCGCGTGGTGCTGGACGCCGTGCCCCTGGCGCTGGTGAGCTCCGCCTTCTCCGTGTCCCTGGCGGAGATGTTCGCCCGGAGCCACGGCTACTCCGTGCGAGCCAACCAGGAGCTGCTGGCCGTGGGCTGCTGTAACGTGCTGCCTGCCTTCTTCCACTGCTTCGCCACCAGCGCCGCCCTGTCCAAGAGCCTGGTGAAGACGGCCACCGGCTGCCGCACGCAGCTGTCCAGCGTGGTCAGTGCCGCCGTGGtgctgctggtgctgctggtgCTGGCGCCGCTGTTCCGGGACCTGCAGCGGAGCGTGCTGGCCTGCGTCATCATCGTCAGCCTGCGCGGGGCCCTGCGCAAAGCGAGGGACGTCCCGCAGCTGTGGCGGCTCAGCCCGGCCGATGCGCTGGTCTGGGTGGCCACCGCGGCCACCTGCGTGCTGGTCAGCGTCGAGGCGGGGCTGCTGGCGGGCGTCCTCCTGTCCCTGCTCAGCCTGGCTGGCCGCACGCAACGCCCACGGGCCACCCTGCTCGCTCAGATTGGGGACTCGGGCTTCTACGAGGACGCCGCGGAGTTTGAGGGCCTGGTCCCTGAGCCGGGCGTGCACGTGTTCCGCTTCGCGGGGCCGCTCTACTACGCCAACAAGGACTTCTTCCTGCGGTCACTCTACAGACTCACGGGGCTGGATGCGGGGACAGCGGCCACCGCGAGGAAGGAGCGGGGCCCGGAGGCCAGGGTCGGCGAGGGAGACCCCGTCGAGGGCACGGACCCGGGCCCAGCCAGCAGCACGGCCGCACGGCTGGTGCCCCCGGCGGCCGGCTTCCACGCGGTGGTCATCGACTGCGCTCCGCTGCTGTTCCTGGACGCGGCCGGCGTGGCCGCGCTGCAGGACCTGCGCCGAGATTACAGGGCCCTGGGCATCGCGCTGCTCCTGGCCTGCTGCAGTCCCCCGGTGAGGGACACCCTGAGGAGAGGCGGGTTCCTCGGGGACGACACGGGGGACGCGGCCGAGGAGGGGCAGCTGTTCCACAGCGTGCACAACGCCGTGCAGGTGGCCCGCGCCCGCCACTGGGAGCAGACGGCCACCGACTCCACCCTCTAG
- the IDUA gene encoding alpha-L-iduronidase isoform X1: protein MRPPRSRAALLALLVALLAAPPALAEAPHLVLVDAARALRPLRPFWRSTGFCPPLPHSRADQYDLSWDQQLNMAYVGAVPHGGIEQVRTHWLLELITARGSVEQGLSYNFTHLDGFLDLLRENQLLPGFELMGSPSQRFTDFEDKQQVFEWKELVSLLARRYVDRYGLSHVSKWNFETWNEPDHHDFDNVSMTLQGFLNYYDACSEGLRAVSPALRLGGPGDSFHPWPRSPLCWGLLGHCHNGTNFFTGELGVRLDYISLHKKGAGSSTYILEQEQAAVQQIQRLFPKFADTPIYNDEADPLVGWSVPQPWRADVTYAALVVKIIAQHQNLLVANTSSPVRYALLSNDNAFLSYHPHPFTQRTLTARFQVNNTRPPHVQLLRKPVLTAVALLALLDGEQLWAEVWQGGTLLDSNHTVGVLASAHRPAGPADAWRATVLVYASDDTRTHPNRSVALTLRLHGVPPGPGLVYVTLYLDNRFCSPHGEWQRLGRPVFPSPEEFRHMRAAEDPVAAAPRPFPASGRLTLRPELPLPSLLLVHVCARPEKPPGQVTQLRALPLTSGQVLLVWSDEHVVSKCLWTYEVQFSAGGEGYAPVSRKPSTFNLFVFSPDTAVTSGSYRVRAVDYWARPGPFSNPVQYVEVPAP from the exons GCTTTTG TCCCCCGCTGCCTCACAGCCGGGCTGACCAGTATGACCTCAGCTGGGACCAGCAGCTCAACATGGCCTACGTGGGCGCTGTCCCCCACGGCGGCATCGAGCAGGTCCGGACCCACTGGCTGCTGGAGCTCATCACAGCCAG GGGGTCAGTGGAGCAAGGCCTGAGCTACAACTTCACCCATCTGGATGGGTTCCTGGATCTTCTCCGAGAGAACCAGCTCCTCCCAG GCTTTGAGCTGATGGGCAGCCCCTCCCAACGCTTCACCGACTTTGAGGACAAGCAGCAGGTGTTTGAGTGGAAGGAGCTGGTCTCCCTCCTGGCCAGGAGATACGTTG ACAGGTACGGACTCTCCCACGTTTCCAAGTGGAACTTCGAGACGTGGAACGAGCCAGACCACCACGACTTTGACAACGTGTCCATGACCTTGCAAG GCTTCCTGAACTACTACGACGCCTGCTCCGAAGGCCTGCGAGCCGTCAGCCCCGCTCTACGCCTGGGCGGCCCTGGGGACTCCTTCCACCCCTGGCCGCGCTCCCCGCTGTGCTGGGGCCTCCTGGGCCACTGTCACAACGGCACCAACTTCTTCACGGGAGAGTTGGGCGTGCGGCTGGACTACATCTCCCTCCACAAGAAG GGCGCGGGCAGTTCCACCTACATCCTGGAGCAGGAGCAGGCGGCCGTGCAACAGATCCAGCGGCTCTTCCCCAAGTTCGCCGACACCCCCATTTACAACGACGAAGCTGACCCGCTAGTGGGCTGGTCCGTGCCGCAGCCTTGGAGGGCCGACGTGACCTACGCGGCCCTGGTGGTGAAG ATCATTGCGCAGCACCAGAACCTGCTGGTGGCCAACACCAGCTCCCCCGTGCGCTACGCGCTCCTGAGCAACGACAACGCCTTCCTGAGTTACCACCCGCACCCCTTCACGCAGCGCACGCTCACGGCGCGCTTCCAGGTCAACAACACCCGCCCGCCGCACGTGCAGCTGCTGCGCAAGCCGGTGCTCACCGCCGTGGCGCTGCTGGCCCTGCTGG ACGGCGAGCAGCTCTGGGCCGAGGTGTGGCAGGGCGGGACGCTGCTGGACAGCAACCACACGGTGGGCGTCCTGGCCAGCGCGCACCGCCCGGCCGGCCCCGCTGACGCCTGGCGCGCCACGGTGCTGGTCTACGCGAGCGACGACACGCGCACCCACCCCAACCGCAGCGTCGCCTTGACCCTGCGCCTGCACGGGGTGCCCCCGGGGCCTG GCCTCGTCTACGTCACACTCTACCTGGACAACCGGTTCTGCAGCCCTCACGGCGAGTGGCAGCGCCTCGGCCGGCCGGTCTTCCCCTCGCCAGAGGAGTTCCGGCACATGCGCGCAGCCGAG GACCCGGTGGCCGCGGCGCCTCGCCCCTTCCCTGCCAGCGGCCGCCTGACGCTTCGCCCGGAGCTCCCACTGCCCTCACTCCTGCTGGTGCACGTGTGCGCACGCCCAGAGAAGCCGCCAGGCCAG GTGACCCAGCTCCGGGCTCTGCCCCTGACCAGTGGGCAGGTGCTCTTGGTCTGGTCAGATGAGCATGTGGTCTCCAA GTGCCTGTGGACGTATGAGGTCCAGTTCTCTGCAGGTGGTGAGGGGTACGCTCCCGTCAGCAGGAAGCCGTCGACCTTTAACCTCTTTGTGTTCAGCCCAG ACACAGCTGTCACATCTGGCTCCTACCGGGTTCGAGCGGTGGACTACTGGGCCCGACCAGGCCCCTTCTCGAACCCTGTGCAGTATGTGGAGGTCCCTGCCCCGTGA